From the Ictalurus furcatus strain D&B chromosome 19, Billie_1.0, whole genome shotgun sequence genome, one window contains:
- the LOC128623510 gene encoding achaete-scute homolog 4 → MAADHLQDFAERRSYVRPLTFGLCMEHQHSPFRDALSLHFQQTYLEPVYSHRYTGRFSYLHFPTPLSMYDCSFEPAFIRKRNERERQRVRCVNEGYARLREHLPQEFEDKRLSKVETLRAAISYIKHLQNLLELRLPDAMMELSPGSERGTEAMMQLTECNSDGESKHSLSDNGEPCY, encoded by the coding sequence ATGGCTGCTGACCATTTGCAAGACTTTGCAGAGCGACGGTCCTATGTGCGGCCTTTAACTTTTGGTCTGTGCATggaacaccaacactcaccattcAGAGATGCACTAAGCCTCCACTTTCAGCAGACTTACTTAGAGCCGGTCTACAGCCACAGATACACTGGGCGCTTCTCCTACTTGCACTTCCCCACACCCCTGAGCATGTACGACTGCTCCTTTGAACCAGCGTTCATCCGTAAACGCAATGAGCGTGAAAGGCAGAGGGTCCGTTGTGTGAACGAGGGCTATGCACGGCTCAGAGAGCACCTGCCTCAAGAGTTTGAGGATAAAAGACTGAGTAAGGTGGAGACATTACGAGCGGCCATCAGCTACATCAAACATCTGCAGAATCTCCTGGAGCTGCGGCTGCCAGATGCCATGATGGAGCTGTCACCCGGGAGCGAGAGAGGGACTGAAGCTATGATGCAGCTCACAGAGTGTAACAGTGATGGAGAGTCTAAACACAGCCTGAGTGACAATGGGGAACCATGCTACTGA
- the sapcd1 gene encoding suppressor APC domain-containing protein 1 isoform X2, whose amino-acid sequence MACDGSYTVFIVPLQNSLYSSDALRYFHWLKKLRALEREKDSLWIGLQVLEQARFWYQHQLDHVSQRHARMDTREHDEEDEGRSCALRSSMQRVNGSLGSLLNNAYVCSVAPDEKDGSDWYLRWNNATLTQIIRESGHCMFLLPTHLSQSIMGTAYL is encoded by the exons atggCATGTGATGGCTCCTACACAGTGTTTATCGTCCCTCTGCAGAACAGCCTGTACAGCTCAGATGCGCTGCGATACTTCCACTGG CTGAAGAAACTGCGTgctctggagagagagaaagacagtctATGGATTGGGCTGCAGGTCCTGGAACAGGCTCGGTTCTGGTATCAACACCAGCTTGATCACGTCTCCCAGAGGCATGCAAGGATGGACACAAGAGAACATGATGAGGAAGAT GAGGGCCGGTCGTGTGCGTTACGCTCCTCTATGCAGCGTGTGAACGGAAGTCTGGGCAGTTTGCTGAACAATGCATATGTATGTAGTGTGGCCCCTGATGAGAAGGACGGTTCGGACTGGTATTTGCGCTGGAACAATGCCACACTCACCCAG ATCATCAGGGAATCTGGACACTGCATGTTTTTGCTGCCAACACACCTGAGCCAATCAATCATGGGCACTGCATACCTGTGA
- the sapcd1 gene encoding suppressor APC domain-containing protein 1 isoform X1 produces the protein MACDGSYTVFIVPLQNSLYSSDALRYFHWLKKLRALEREKDSLWIGLQVLEQARFWYQHQLDHVSQRHARMDTREHDEEDEGRSCALRSSMQRVNGSLGSLLNNAYVCSVAPDEKDGSDWYLRWNNATLTQEVSQKNSRISMLELEKEILIQQQDRIHYF, from the exons atggCATGTGATGGCTCCTACACAGTGTTTATCGTCCCTCTGCAGAACAGCCTGTACAGCTCAGATGCGCTGCGATACTTCCACTGG CTGAAGAAACTGCGTgctctggagagagagaaagacagtctATGGATTGGGCTGCAGGTCCTGGAACAGGCTCGGTTCTGGTATCAACACCAGCTTGATCACGTCTCCCAGAGGCATGCAAGGATGGACACAAGAGAACATGATGAGGAAGAT GAGGGCCGGTCGTGTGCGTTACGCTCCTCTATGCAGCGTGTGAACGGAAGTCTGGGCAGTTTGCTGAACAATGCATATGTATGTAGTGTGGCCCCTGATGAGAAGGACGGTTCGGACTGGTATTTGCGCTGGAACAATGCCACACTCACCCAG GAGgtgagtcagaagaatagcAGGATTTCTATGCTGGAGTTAGAGAAAGAGATACTCATTCAACAACAGGATAGAATACACTACTTCtga